tttactgtaaattgcatattaaaatgcgcaagcagttgggagtttaatactattcagagacgagaatcttgccaattccatgtctggaatgccccgcggttcacgaatgtgatgacgtaacggttagttaatcgattaactatgataactgatcattcacaatttgtatccgttacgggtgccaatggtcagctttagacgtaaaatgcatcgaccgggaatcgaacccgggccgcccgcgtggcaggcgagcattctaccactgaaccatcgatgctgttcatgttactgctggtatgttatcaagtaaatcattaaacatcaattaaaatgactaattatgtggccacgtcataaacaaagttgttgcttacgttattgtattgattaaaacttgatagacatgttttgttagcagagcgtagtttcgatctacggacctctgggttatgggcccagcacgcttccgctgcgccactctgctgtaggcaaccagtcgctgtattacgttgtcacagctatggctttcgtagcatttttaactgttgtgttactaaaatgcataaaagagcacgctagaacaaaagcatcggtgcattggataaacatgattggatggagtacgtaatacatgcatctcaacttattgaaatattgcatcttataacagaagaaaatttgtaggatttcgtggcgcaatggtagcgcgcctgactccagatcaggaggttgcgtgttcaaatcacgtcgaggtcaaacggtttatactggtttttgttcatgaatatatgctgcaacgaaaaacgaggcagacaagtctaggtaaatgctactcatatttaaagggcgtgaaaaaacacttgactacatacattgattaatacttttactgtaaattgcatattaaaatgcgcaagcagttgggagtttaatactattcagagacgagaatcttgccaattccatgtctggaatgccccgcggttcacgaatgtgatgacgtaacggttagttaatcgattaactatgataactgatcattcacaatttgtatccgttacgggtgccaatggtcagctttagacgtaaaatgcatcgaccgggaatcgaacccgggccgcccgcgtggcaggcgagcattctaccactgaaccatcgatgctgttcatgttactgctggtatgttatcaagtaaatcattaaacatcaattaaaatgactaattatgtggccacgtcataaacaaagttgttgcttacgttattgtattgattaaaacttgatagacatgtttagttagcagagcgtagtttcggtctacggacctctgggttatgggcccagcacgcttccgctgcgcaactctgctataggcaaccagtcgctgtattacgttgtcacagctatggctttcgtagcatttttaactgttgtgttactaaaatgcataaaagagcacgctagaacaaaagcatcggtgcattggataaacatgattggatggagtacgtaatacatgcatctcaacttattgaaatattgcatcttataacagaagaaaatttgtaggatttcgtggcgcaatggtagcgcgcctgactccagatcaggaggttgcgtgttcaaatcacgtcgaggtcaaacggtttatactggtttttgttcatgaatatatgctgcaacgaaaaacgaggcagacaagtctaggtaaatgctactcatatttaaagggcgtgaaaaaacacttgactacatacattgattaatacttttactgtaaattgcatattaaaatgcgcaagcagttgggagtttaatactattcagagacgagaatcttgccaattccatgtctggaatgccccgcggttcacgaatgtgatgacgtaacggttagttaatcgattaactatgataactgatcattcacaatttgtatccgttacgggtgccaatggtcagctttagacgtaaaatgcatcgaccgggaatcgaacccgggccgcccgcgtggcaggcgagcattctaccactgaaccatcgatgctgttcatgttactgctggtatgttatcaagtaaatcattaaacatcaattaaaatgactaattatgtggccacgtcataaacaaagttgttgcttacgttattgtattgattaaaacttgatagacatgtttagttagcagagcgtagtttcgatctacggacctctgggttatgggcccagcacgcttccgctgcgccactctgctataggcaaccagtcgctgtattacgttgtcacagctatggctttcgtagcatttttaactgttgtgttactaaaatgcataaaagagcacgctagaacaaaagcatcggtgcattggataaacatgattggatggagtacgtaatacatgcatctcaacttattgaaatattgcatcttataacagaagaaaatttgtaggatttcgtggcgcaatggtagcgcgcctgactccagatcaggaggttgcgtgttcaaatcacgtcgaggtcaaacggtttatactggtttttgttcatgaatatatgctgcaacgaaaaacgaggcagacaagtctaggtaaatgctactcatatttaaagggcgtgaaaaaacacttgactacatacattgattaatacttttactgtaaattgcatattaaaatgcgcaagcagttgggagtttaatactattcagagacgagaatcttgccaattccatgtctggaatgccccgcggttcacgaatgtgatgacgtaacggttagttaatcgattaactatgataactgatcattcacaatttgtatccgttacgggtgccaatggtcagctttagacgtaaaatgcatcgaccgggaatcgaacccgggccgcccgcgtggcaggcgagcattctaccactgaaccatcgatgctgttcatgttactgctggtatgttatcaagtaaatcattaaacatcaattaaaatgactaattatgtggccacgtcataaacaaagttgttgcttacgttattgtattgattaaaacttgatagacatgtttttatagcagagcgtagtttcgatctacggacctctgggttatgggcccagcacgcttccgctgcgccactctgctgtaggcaaccagtcgctgtattacgttgtcacagctatggctttcgtagcatttttaactgttgtgttactaaaatgcataaaagagcacgctagaacaaaagcatcggtgcattggataaacatgattggatggagtacgtaatacatgcatctcaacttattgaaatattgcatcttataacagaagaaaatttgtaggatttcgtggcgcaatggtagcgcgcctgactccagatcaggaggttgcgtgttcaaatcacgtcgaggtcaaacggtttatactggtttttgttcatgaatatatgctgcaacgaaaaacgaggcagacaagtctaggtaaatgctactcatatttaaagggcgtgaaaaaacacttgactacatacattgattaatacttttactgtaaattgcatattaaaatgcgcaagcagttgggagtttaatactattcagagacgagaatcttgccaattccatgtctggaatgccccgcggttcacgaatgtgatgacgtaacggttagttaatcgattaactatgataactgatcattcacaatttgtatccgttacgggtgccaatggtcagctttagacgtaaaatgcatcgaccgggaatcgaacccgggccgcccgcgtggcaggcgagcattctaccactgaaccatcgatgctgttcatgttactgctggtatgttatcaagtaaatcattaaacatcaattaaaatgactaattatgtggccacgtcataaacaaagttgttgcttacgttattgtattgattaaaacttgatagacatgttaagttagcagagcgtagtttcgatctacggacctctgggttatgggcccagcacgcttccgctgcgccactctgctgttggcaaccagtcgctgtattacgttgtcacagctatggctttcgtagcatttttaactgttccCTAGCAGAAACTTGGTGTCCAGATGGGGTCTGCGTCCGCGATACTCTAAttttgactcatttttttGGTCAAGTTTGCGTACTGAATACGGAATCAACTTCCTTAAGTACTTTCGGTTCGTGGTCTGGTACTAGCTTAGTACAAATCCGGTATTATGGacgcaaaaaagaagcgaagcgCTTAAGTCCCTGGTACCAATGTTGGGCTCATTTTTTACTGGTCTCTTGTACGCTAGCACGAAAGCCGAGCGCTACAGCCCGTGGTACGAGTATTATACTCGTCTAATACTGGCCTTTGTTATGTCTAATACGTGCCTAATATGTCCTCagaattttctgcaaaaattggGATTGATGTGGATACAAAAAACCAGTATTAGACTCGTTTTTTCACTGGCCTATgttcttacaatttttttgcttcaatgtTTTTACACCGTTGAGGAGCTTTATTATCAGTTTTGGAGGCTTCAAATACACTGACTTGTATCTTGACTAATCTTCTCtagttaataaataaattataaatgcGGAATAATATTGGTACAATTTTAATAACGTTTTCCGGTTTGCGCATTCAGGCATGATCCAATATTGTTTAGCATCATCCTGGCCTTTCAGACAACAAAATTATTCTCGTCTGCTTTGGAGGAAATCGATTACGTCTAACAGGCACGCAAGGGTAAATCAATACATAActttcattccttttcttttctttgtacgtGGACATGCAGAATTCTAGCTTAGCAATCAAATAAccttactaaaagaattgaaaataatttaaaagtaaCTGTGAATACAACAGAAAATGGTTTCCCCATACATGGCACTTATATAAAAAACCCGAAATTGGAAAACTGGCAACGCCCATGCTGTTCGTATGAAATTTGTACGTATTTCACAGAAATGCTTGAAGTTCTTCGACAGAGACTCACGTTATTGTTACTGTTCTGAAACGCTAAATTACACTCAGGTtggatttcttatttaatattCTACGTCTAGTGCAGTCTTTTGCATTCGTAGTGCAAATTTAACATTACTACTGCAAAGCTTTGAGCAAGTTCAAAAGATTACTGCCACCATGGATCGTGTAGTTGACGATAACGTATTACAACTAACCACGACATAATTCAGCAGTCACACGTTGCAAGAAACATTCAGGTatactttttcttcaatgttctatattattattaaacattttctgtggTTCTAAATGTTTATCCCTCAGGAAGGAAGACCATTTTGTGAATGGTGTGGAAGATATGTTACGATACAGGAAAATACTGAAAAGACCAAGCCTTCCAAATACAAAGAGCCTTCATTCTTTATCGTACAAACCTTAGAAAGGGCTGTGACAACAATCCATTATGTCTCTACAGCTTTGTGCCCTGTTACTGGTTATCAACGGACCACAAGTTTTTGCTATACCCACCATGTACTACATCAGAAGGCAATTTGAATCCTGCGTGTTGGGGGGCGGGAACATTTAAAAGATTTCACCACCCATTCAATACTTGGCTGGAATACGATgttcataatattatgaatCCAGAGAACAAGCCTGGTAAGTTTCACTTACTTTACGTGCAATTATATTGTAATctctaaaattaattttcatgttGTTATTGCAGTGAGTTTTACGACAGCAAAGCATGTTGTCAAAGAGGCAGCTGCTGGTCGTCCTTTAGCCGAGGCTTTCATTTCCGATTGTGAAAGAACTTGGGGGAAAGGAAAACGtgtctcacaaaaaaggaagaggtacGGTGATGACAGTGAAGACACCAGTCCGCCTACAGTTGTTACGGCAACCAGAACAAGTTCCGTCATCAACATTATTCAAAGTAATTACATTaagatattttcaaacttaaaaattctAAACTATTTTACAATTCAGGTAGCAAGAGTGGCGAACCAAAGGGCCACAGCAGCGCAAACAGTatagaatttcaatatttgtcgGATGATGACGTGCCTCCATCTTCACAAACAACGGTAAGAAACATATCTGCAAATCCACTTGTAGGCAAAGTCCTGAGAgatagttttaattttctcatttcttctcAGCTGGCCGAAAAACTTCAGTGGAAGGCAGTTCCTCGCGGCGACGATAGACGGCCTGGTCTCTCAATATTTATGAACCTCATTTCAGTTCTAGGAGGTATATGGAAATGCTAcattgtatttcattaattaattttccttctttttattttagtcgtTGCGAACGCAAAGGCgcgacaaaaaaacgaagaaaatattgagATTGAGGTTTATTGGAACAGATAAAGACgtgcagaaagaaaagtggagaAAAATACCGCGAAGAAAGAAGCATAACACCCGTTGAAGCTCAGGCAGCTAGGTGTTCGCGCAACCAGCCAACTTTTGAAGCGCCAGTACCTAGTACTATTTACGAGGCCGAACTGCAGTCCAAAATTGCTGCCTGGAAAAGAACATAAGAGATTTCAAAAAACCCATCGAATAAGTTACAAATTTCTTGTCTAAATGTCttaaatgatgtttttttttctgtgtcctCGCCATGCCGTGTTGGCCACATTGCGCCTTTCTAGTCTTTGTGCCGTGTTGGTATGTTGCCAGACGAACTGGATTTATCAGTGACTTcatgttaaatataaagaaatttgtgttattctgcagtcatttttttttctgaaactgtAACAATTTTATGTAGGGAGtaaaatgcatttaaaaaatcaaacaatagtCCCATAACGGACATGAATACGAGTATTGGGACGAGTACAGAAGATGAGCCCCGGCTGAGTCTAACGGCCGGGTATGGGAACGGCTTTTGGCTCTAACTTAAGAGGctcaccgttttttttctttttttttttaccgtcctCGATACCAGTCTAGGAGGCTGTTATGGCTGCAAACAAGGGGTCCAAATACCCGCCCGCTGGACCGGTCTAGGACTCTAGACGAGTCCGAAATACCAGTCTTGGAGGGGTTTTTGCCCTCTGAATTTCTGCTAgggttgtgttactaaaatgcataaaagagcacgctagaacaaaagcatcggtgcattggataaacatgattggatggagtacgtaatacatgcatctcaacttattgaaatattgcatcttataacagaagaaaatttgtaggatctCGTGGCGCAAttgtagcgcgcctgactccagatcaggagttGCATGCTTAGATCACGTCGAGATCAcacggtttatactggtttttgttcatgaatatatgctgcaacgaaaaacgaggcagacaagtctaggtaaatgctactcatatttaaagggcgtgaaaaaacacttgactacatacattgattaatacttttactgtaaattgcatattaaaatgcgcaagcagttgggagtttaatactattcagagacgagaatcttgccaattccatgtctggaatgccccgcggttcacgaatgtgatgacgtaacggttagttaatcgattaactatgataactgatcattcacaatttgtatccgttacgggtgccaatggtcagctttagacgtaaaatgcatcgatcgggaatcgaacccgggccgcccgcgtggcaggcgagcattctaccactgaaccatcgatgctgttcatgttactgctggtatgttatcaagtaaatcattaaacatcaattaaaatgactaattatgtggccacgtcataaacaaagttgttgcttacgttattgtattgattaaaacttgatagacatgttttgttagcagagcgtagtttcgatctacggacctctgggttatgggcccagcacgcttccgctgcgccactctgctataggcaaccagtcgctgtattacgttgtcacagctatggctttcgtagcatttttaactgttgtgttactaaaatgcataaaagagcacgctagaacaaaagcatcggtgcattggataaacatgattggatggagtacgtaatacatgcatctcaacttattgaaatattgcatcttataacagaagaaaatttgtaggatttcgtggcgcaatggtagcgcgcctgactccagatcaggaggttgcgtgttcaaatcacgtcgaggtcaaacggtttatactggtttttgttcatgaatatatgctgcaacgaaaaacgaggcagacaagtctaggtaaatgctactcatatttaaagggcgtgaaaaaacacttgactacatacattgattaatacttttactgtaaattgcatattaaaatgcgcaagcagttgggagtttaatactattcagagacgagaatcttgccaattcca
The window above is part of the Daphnia carinata strain CSIRO-1 chromosome 7, CSIRO_AGI_Dcar_HiC_V3, whole genome shotgun sequence genome. Proteins encoded here:
- the LOC130698754 gene encoding uncharacterized protein LOC130698754, with amino-acid sequence MNPENKPVSFTTAKHVVKEAAAGRPLAEAFISDCERTWGKGKRVSQKRKRYGDDSEDTSPPTVVTATRTSSVINIIQSSKSGEPKGHSSANSIEFQYLSDDDVPPSSQTTLAEKLQWKAVPRGDDRRPGLSIFMNLISVLGVVANAKARQKNEENIEIEVYWNR